GATCATGgttaatctatatagaacctggagcaATAATCCTGAaaaataaggatccacttttagatgtttttctgcaaaatgaaTCACTagccaaaagctttgcatgtctagatatgtgggctaagtatacccaatagtcgggtaagtcttgctgagtattagttgcccAGGGCTTTTGTCGAaacattatttcaggacacgcagATGTAGACTTCTGTCTCTGCTGCGTTAAGTTCATCCGTCGGGACGCAGAGGGATGagaggttgtggagccagacaCTTAGTTAGGGGTCGCCTCGGCGTACAAGTGTGGTAGTCATAGACTTTTACCTCTGTTCGAACCTTAGTTTCAGTAatgtaaagtttgtaaattatgtatgtttcaaatttggtttgtaaaacttttggTTGAGTCTTGTGTATATCGTTGTATTTTCATACGCATGTCGTGTTTGTACCATTTGCGCTCACCTTCGCATGGGActatcggtgttgtttcgatcgggacgtgggctgagaaaggactgtcaaattaaaccattaagctaatgcgcccgatgtgttcaaatgacggccattacgcttaattgagagttttaatttggtggtTCCATCACAATCCCGGCCTACGGTGAACCTACCATCCCCTGGCAACAAGGAGATGCACAAGTTGCCGTTGTTGCCGCCATTGCCCAGAAAGACCCTCTCCAACTTCAGCAAGGCCACCGCCAAGCTCTGGACTGCAGTACAAGGACAGGAACACCTAACAATTCCACAAGCTCCCCAACGAGAGGACCAAAAAGGTAAGATTCGTCACCACACTCTaggaagcaaaaaaaaaggaactcaTCTGCATTTGATTCCCCATTCAAACAAAGCTTAATTATATTCTTGGTAAATTTGAGTACAGCAGGATGCCTGCTGAGTCGAACCGATAATACTCTAATGTGTTGAATTATTGTATACTATTTTTGCAAGAATACCGTTGTAATCTAGTAAATGACCCCATCACAATAACACCTATATCTCCCCACTCATGTCCATACACCAATTATCAACTCCAAAGTTAGTCCAATTGAATTGAGTATCATGGCCCTtagtttcatttttttattctcACATTCAGACATGCGCGAAGGGAGGGGCCAGACTACAGAATTGCTCCAGTAGAAGAGACAGCAATGATAAAGGCCCTGCGTCGTGCACGCACGTCGCCGGGTGAAGCGATCTTCTTTCCACACGAGGGTACAATATTCAACAGTCGTGAAGAAGAGAGGGATTTCTACAACCTCTACTCATGGGAAAAAGGGTTTGGGGTTCGATTTGGCAGAGGAAAGAAAAATGACAGCAAGTACCAGACAAAATTAGATATTGTCTGCTCATGTGAGGTAAACATGAAAGATGAAACTAGTATTCAATGTAGCACTCATACTTGCAGAGAAAAATGTCATATGTGGGAAATACATACATTGAATTATGTCTATGAAATACCACTTGCAGGGACTCAACAAGAACAAGAGGTCAGCATCGATTAGAACAGATTGCAAGGCAATGATTAGACTGCACAGGCGAAGCGATCATTCCTGGTATATTAGCAGAGTGAACGACACCCACAACCATTGCCTCACAGAAGCTTACGGTGAGAACAAGCAATGGAAATCTCACAGCTATATAGACCCCAGCACAAAGGATCTCATAAAGAAGTTAAGGGAGAACAACATCAGCCTTGGAAGAATATGCAATATATTGGGAGCAACTGATGGGGGCTCAAGATCACGAATGAGAAAGGAATCTGTGAGATCAATATGTGCAAAGAAGGCTCAGGAGAATATGCGAGATGACATAGGCAAAACACTAAAGCTCCTAGAAACCATGAAGGAGACTGACCCAGGATTGGAGGTCAGGTTTCAACTCGACGCAGATGGAAGGCTAAAATCAATGTTGTGGTGCACAGGGAAGAATAGGATGGACTACTCTAGTTTTGGTGATGCCAGAACCTTTGACACCACATACCGCACAAACCTGTACATCCTACCATTTGGTCTATTCATGGGTATTAACAATCACTTCCAATCTATCGTTCTTGGTGGGCTGCTCCTAACATCAGAGACAACAGCAGACTTCGAGTGGGCATTTGCCAATTTCATCTCCATAATGGGCGGCAAGGCACCAATTACCATGTTAATAGGTAAACCAGTCTGAAACACCCATTGCACATTCGCACCACTGCACACAGCACCTGAATAATAAAAATGGGAAATTATTCGCTTTCAGCTTAATTGTTCTTCCATTTGCATGGAACCCATAATCCATTTATATCCTAACACGATTAATTTATACATTCGTTTAAACTAAATAAAGATATATATCTAACCAAGTTTTCCTCCACTGCTCCATCCAGACCAATGCGCAGCAATGGCTAAGGTGATGAAATCAACAATGAAAGAGACAAGACATAGATGGTGCCGGTGGCATGTTCTGAAAAATGCTAAGGACAGGCTAGGAAAGGTGTACTCAAAGCACAAAAGGTTCAAGCATGAATTCAACAAATTGGTAACTGATGAGACAGATATAACCAAGTTTGAAAGGACATGGGATACTCTGGTGAAAAAATACAGGCTGTCAAAGAACAAGTTCTTAAAGCGGCTATTCAAGTACCGAGAAAAATGGGCAAAACCATACTTCATGGGTATCTTTTGTGCAGGAATGACAAGCACACAGAGGAGTGAGAGCGCCAACCATATGTTGAAAAGATTCATCCAGCGAGCCACGCCAATGCACCTATTCGTTGCCAAGTTCAATGAATTTCAAAGTGATCGAAATGACCAGGAATCAAAGGAGTCATTTGTCACAAACCAGGTAATGCCTAAAAATGATGAAACCACCGGTCCTACTGGTAGAGATCTCCACACCAAAAAAGAATCAATCTAATGTTTTGTAGCCTTAAAAATAATGCTTGTTTATTTTTCTTATGATCATGTTCAGGTACCACGCAAACTGAGAGTCGGCGTCCCAATAGAAAACCATGCTGACACAATTTATACAAGGGCAATGTATGAGAAATTCTACGATGAGCTCTTCGAATCAGGGAGATTTGCCATAACCTAAAAGATTAGTGAATCTGAATATATCGTGACTTATACAAAACAAGACACTGAGGAAGCTACAACCGAATTCACCGTCACATTGCAAGGCACATCCAAGGTAACATGCCAATGTGGCTTGTTCGAGCATATGGGGATGCTTTGCCATCATGCACTTAAGGTAATTAATCCATTTAAAAATTCAATCATCTGGCATCAAATGAGAAGTGATTTGTCCATTAAAGATAAGCAAATACATTATCATTGCTCCCCCAAAAATTGGTAGGTACTTGTACACCTTGACAGGCAGGAGATACCCGCTGGAAACATAATGAGAAGATGGACAAAAGAAGGCTTAGAACACTCGCTCTCAGCGGACTCGAAGGAGACCATGGCTGCTCATAACGACAATATGCGCAAAAAACTCCTACTCGCTAGAGTTTTTGAAATTGCCAACAAGGAAGCCATTCCATCAGGCTATGGAAGCAATGAAAGACTCTACGGATCCACCCTTGGAACCAGCCCTTGCAGATATCACAAATACATCAGCAGCAGCCATTGCCGAAGTGCGCCCAACAGCATGCCGACCTCGGACCATGCTAGGTGGCAGGCCGCCAAACACTGGCCTACAATCTTGGCTCGCAAGCAGAAAAAGATCCGGCAATAAAACAGCAAACTCCGCATCAGCTTTAGTTGCGGACTGGCCAGATGAAGAGAACCCTCCCACTAAGAAGAGGAGGTCAATTTCAGACATTCTGTACAAGTGACCCGTCCCACTCGTATTAGTAAACGGGGATCAGACATAACAAGGCTATCAGAACCATAATTATGCTATTGACTAGCCCTTTAACATTATGCAAGTACATGTGTTGATTAACCTCTAGGATTGCTATGCATGTACTTGACTTGTACTGTCCACCATTCTACTCAATTTGACATTGCTCCATCGTGAATGAAACTTCTTCTCTTAGGAGTTGCTATTATGTTGCAGTTTATTTAATACATTCCTGACTAATGTAGAATCAATTGTCTGCCTGGCATAACACAGGGAATGATCCAATCATTCACTTGACAATTGGATAGTAAAACTTCTCAAAAACCACGCTACAAAATAATTAAAAAGCATATATATGTGTTGTCAAACATTGACAAATCTATGTACATCCGCCAATACCAATTATTATGCACCACCAAAACATGATCATGTAAGTTACTGCTTTTTGATGGACATATAGAGATATCAGTAGAACCCGCCTTGACTGGAAAGAGTCAAAACTAGACCCAATACTATTCATTTCTCCATGTCAAGCCAACCATCAAATTAATATGATAAAACACATGGTTTTCACTACGCAACTCCCCAACTCAAAAATTCACATTCAAATACCAGTTGCATTGGTCACAACCACATGGTGGGCTAACTTTAGAATATATTAAACTGAAAACATATATATAAGTTTACACAGGTTGACCATGTTTTTGTGATAAAATATGAACTTACATTTCCTTCATAGGACTAGAGTTAATACAACGCTGCAACACAGCCTCTCCATAAGAAGCTCGCCGGCATCACAAGCTTTCTCGTGGTGGAAAACCAAATCCCATAACCTGCTAACAAATGTCCCATCTTCATGACCACGCAACCCCCCTCCACAACCAGCAACAATCACAGCAAATGTAGACTCCAATGCAACAAAACTTCAGTCTTTTCGATTCCTGCTTCACAAATAGTGACACCATTTGTACAGTCCAGCATTTGAGTCATTCCCGCATTGGCTACCGTAGGCACACCATCAGGCACTAATCCTCCCTCAATGATACCCTAAGGCTGCCACTTCATACTGCTAGCAAATAAATATTCTCCCAGGATGGAAACATTTCCCTTTCCTACTTCCACCAAGTCCAAAGATCACTCTGACTCCATGAAAGCACCTAGAcagccaaaaaaaaacaaaaacaaaatacagAGACCCTCAtatgtgaaacaaaattaaaaagcAACCGCTTAAAATGTGAGATGCATATTAACACAGTTACCTGGTTCAGTTAGATCAGAGCTAACAAAACTGCTCCTTTGCTACTTCCAACACACATACAACAGTGGAGTTCACATCAAATATAATCCAAATAATGCCATTGTCAAAGGTAACACCAACAAATCTCATTATACAGTGACCCAGCCGCCTACATCATTCCAAAAAAACTCATAATAAAGAACGCCATATATATGCAATAACAAAAAGAAATGAGCCATGAAACACAGAACAAATACTAATGGTGTTGCTGGATGCATGAGTATGATGATTACATGAGAGTAACTGGGACTGGGTAGCGATGAAACACAGGATAAAGGATGGAAATATAAAGTGCAACGTATCTGAAAACAGAAGAAAAATGCAAATGTATAAGACAGCAGAGAGAGGCAGGGTATATTTTTACAGAAACATCATATAAAACCAAAGTATCTTAAAATAACAGTTACCAATAACCCACTGCACTTTGGAGTAGATGACAAGGTGAAAATACGCACTGTCAGTACAAAGGATTTAGACTTTTGGATTTTTGTGCCCAATTCATTTTCTAGCACCTTCACGACATCTTTTGATTGCCTGTTATAAAGAATGACACGAAGCATCAATAACTTACTGATAGTAGAAcaccaaaagaaaataaatgaaatctattCTTTTGCCGAGAAAAAAGGTACATGTATGTATGC
This window of the Panicum virgatum strain AP13 chromosome 1K, P.virgatum_v5, whole genome shotgun sequence genome carries:
- the LOC120710939 gene encoding protein FAR1-RELATED SEQUENCE 5-like → MAKVMKSTMKETRHRWCRWHVLKNAKDRLGKVYSKHKRFKHEFNKLVTDETDITKFERTWDTLVKKYRLSKNKFLKRLFKYREKWAKPYFMGIFCAGMTSTQRSESANHMLKRFIQRATPMHLFVAKFNEFQSDRNDQESKESFVTNQVPRKLRVGVPIENHADTIYTRAMYEKFYDELFESGRFAIT